Proteins from a genomic interval of Cognatishimia sp. WU-CL00825:
- a CDS encoding DUF192 domain-containing protein codes for MFQRLRRLRAFGLAAILSSLAVTAFAQCRNDTVHLRGDWGKARFSVEVANNAAQRTQGLMGRQTLPKASGMLFVFHRSRNLAFWMRNTFVPLDIIYLNESGTVVNIAHNTVPLDETPLPSAGPARYVLEINAGLSKALGIAPGTQLRHPAVLQHKAAWSCRDPL; via the coding sequence ATGTTCCAAAGATTGCGTCGGCTAAGAGCCTTCGGGCTTGCAGCAATCTTGAGCAGCTTGGCAGTCACCGCCTTCGCGCAATGCCGCAATGACACGGTGCATTTGCGCGGGGATTGGGGCAAAGCCCGTTTCTCGGTCGAAGTCGCCAATAACGCCGCGCAACGCACTCAGGGATTGATGGGGCGTCAAACATTACCCAAAGCCAGCGGCATGTTATTTGTCTTCCACCGCAGTCGCAATTTGGCGTTTTGGATGCGCAATACATTTGTGCCCTTGGATATCATCTATCTGAATGAAAGCGGTACAGTGGTGAATATCGCGCATAATACCGTTCCCTTGGATGAAACCCCGCTCCCCAGCGCTGGTCCCGCGCGCTATGTTCTGGAAATCAACGCGGGCCTGTCCAAAGCTCTAGGCATCGCGCCAGGCACCCAGCTGCGCCACCCCGCCGTGTTGCAACATAAAGCCGCCTGGTCCTGTCGCGATCCCCTTTAA
- the pdxH gene encoding pyridoxamine 5'-phosphate oxidase, whose amino-acid sequence MSDRTGIFAGDNPFDIARAWLVEAEKTEPNDPNAIALATADADGMPNARMVLLKEIEESAFVFYTNYNSAKSQEIEQGGKAAFVMHWKSLRRQVRVRGTVVREDGPQADAYYKSRSLKSRLGAWASDQSQPLGSRAALVAKVAKVTAAHGTAPNRPPFWGGYRLIPTEIEFWADGAYRLHDRFVWRRANPTEGWQTIRLNP is encoded by the coding sequence ATGTCGGACAGAACCGGAATTTTTGCAGGCGACAATCCTTTCGACATTGCAAGGGCTTGGTTGGTAGAGGCCGAAAAAACAGAACCAAATGACCCCAATGCAATTGCCTTGGCCACAGCAGATGCAGATGGCATGCCAAATGCCCGCATGGTTTTGCTCAAGGAAATCGAAGAGTCGGCTTTTGTGTTCTATACCAATTACAACTCTGCCAAATCACAGGAAATAGAGCAGGGGGGCAAGGCCGCTTTTGTGATGCACTGGAAGAGTTTACGTCGCCAAGTTCGTGTGCGTGGCACGGTTGTTCGCGAAGACGGCCCGCAGGCAGATGCCTATTATAAATCCCGGTCCCTCAAAAGCCGTTTGGGGGCCTGGGCCAGCGACCAGTCACAGCCCTTGGGCTCACGCGCTGCTTTGGTGGCCAAAGTGGCCAAAGTGACCGCAGCCCATGGCACAGCCCCAAACCGGCCGCCTTTTTGGGGTGGCTACCGGCTAATTCCTACCGAGATTGAATTCTGGGCGGACGGTGCGTATCGGCTGCACGACCGCTTCGTTTGGCGGCGCGCAAATCCAACAGAAGGTTGGCAAACTATACGTTTGAACCCTTGA
- a CDS encoding SurA N-terminal domain-containing protein translates to MSKNISLSKTLVWILMGLLIFGLGGFGITNLGGNVQTVGSVNGKSVEVDQYYRALQQQLSAFEAQTGQRIGIAQAQQFGLDQQVLSQLLNERALDAEAERLGLSMGDENLREQILSIAAFQGLDGNFDRDAYRFALQNSGQNESEFEDSLREDAARSLLQGAVVAGVEMPDTYAQTLISYLGEQRSFSIATLNETHLDTPIAVAEDAELRRYYDENTDAFMRPATREITYAWLTPAMLIDSVEVDDAALRAEYDARDAEFNQPERRLVERLVFGDDAEATAAIEAVNAGDQSFETLVEARGLQLSDVDMGDVTLASLGAASEAVFAAEVGAVVGPLPTDLGPALFRVNGVLEAQNTSFEDAMPMLRDALAADRARRVIDAQINDVDDLLAGGATLEELAQETDLVLDSLSYHAGLNTGIAGYADFQNVAQQVTDSDFPQIETLEDGSIYALRLEGETEAAPAPFDEVKDAVAAAWRNDALIAALNAKAETLLAKMAAGADIVTLGLVVVQETDVTRGSFVPDTPQDFLQTVFEMTLGEEQSLAFDDQVLIVELDAITAADDQSDENNALLTIIGQQVSQALAQDIFQAFGRSIMSNADIEVDQHALNAVHAQLP, encoded by the coding sequence ATGTCCAAGAATATTTCATTGTCAAAAACTCTGGTCTGGATATTGATGGGCCTCTTGATTTTTGGTCTCGGCGGCTTTGGGATCACCAATCTGGGCGGCAACGTGCAAACGGTTGGCTCGGTGAACGGGAAATCCGTTGAGGTTGATCAATATTACCGCGCTTTGCAGCAGCAATTGAGTGCGTTTGAGGCCCAAACGGGCCAACGTATTGGCATTGCCCAAGCCCAGCAGTTTGGTCTGGATCAACAGGTTTTGTCGCAATTGCTCAACGAGCGCGCACTTGATGCAGAGGCCGAGCGTTTGGGCCTGTCGATGGGTGATGAGAACCTGCGTGAACAGATTTTGTCGATTGCAGCCTTTCAAGGTCTGGACGGCAATTTTGATCGGGATGCTTACCGTTTTGCGCTGCAAAACTCGGGTCAGAATGAAAGCGAATTTGAAGACAGCCTGCGTGAGGATGCGGCGCGCAGCCTGTTGCAAGGTGCGGTGGTCGCTGGCGTAGAGATGCCAGACACCTATGCGCAGACATTGATTTCATATCTGGGTGAACAGCGCAGCTTTTCGATTGCAACGCTGAATGAAACCCATTTGGACACGCCTATTGCCGTGGCCGAGGATGCGGAACTGCGCCGCTATTATGACGAAAACACCGATGCCTTTATGCGTCCGGCCACCCGCGAGATCACCTATGCTTGGCTGACACCGGCCATGTTGATTGACAGCGTCGAAGTTGATGACGCGGCGCTGCGTGCGGAATACGACGCACGCGACGCTGAGTTCAATCAGCCAGAACGTCGTTTGGTCGAACGTTTGGTGTTTGGGGACGACGCCGAAGCCACCGCAGCGATTGAGGCGGTCAACGCGGGAGACCAAAGCTTTGAGACCTTGGTTGAAGCCCGTGGCTTGCAGCTTTCAGATGTGGATATGGGTGATGTGACGTTGGCCAGTTTGGGCGCAGCCTCTGAGGCGGTTTTTGCGGCAGAGGTTGGCGCGGTTGTTGGCCCACTGCCAACGGATCTTGGCCCCGCCCTGTTTCGTGTAAATGGTGTACTGGAAGCCCAGAACACCAGTTTTGAGGATGCCATGCCAATGTTGCGGGATGCGCTGGCCGCTGATCGCGCGCGCCGGGTGATTGATGCACAGATCAACGATGTTGATGACTTGCTGGCCGGAGGGGCAACTCTGGAAGAACTGGCGCAAGAAACCGATTTGGTTCTGGACAGCCTCAGCTATCACGCCGGATTGAACACTGGCATCGCAGGCTATGCAGACTTTCAAAACGTGGCCCAGCAAGTGACCGACAGCGATTTTCCACAGATTGAAACACTGGAAGACGGTAGCATTTATGCCCTGCGTCTTGAGGGAGAGACCGAAGCGGCCCCTGCCCCGTTTGACGAGGTCAAAGACGCTGTGGCCGCCGCCTGGCGCAACGACGCTTTGATTGCCGCATTGAATGCCAAGGCCGAAACACTGCTTGCCAAGATGGCCGCGGGCGCTGACATCGTCACGCTGGGTCTGGTGGTTGTCCAGGAAACCGATGTGACCCGGGGAAGCTTTGTGCCGGACACGCCGCAGGATTTCTTGCAAACTGTGTTTGAGATGACGCTTGGCGAGGAGCAAAGCCTGGCGTTTGATGATCAAGTTTTAATCGTCGAGCTGGATGCCATTACTGCCGCTGATGACCAAAGCGATGAAAACAATGCGTTGTTGACCATCATCGGGCAACAGGTTTCACAAGCGCTTGCACAGGATATCTTTCAGGCCTTTGGCCGTTCGATCATGAGCAATGCTGACATTGAAGTTGACCAACACGCGCTGAACGCTGTTCACGCGCAGTTGCCATAG
- the gpt gene encoding xanthine phosphoribosyltransferase has translation MNDRLPHEKGFHISWDQIHRDSRALAWRLDGNGPDNGAWKAIVAITRGGMAPAMIIARELDVRVVDTISVKSYSNQDRGEAKVLKSPDPELMGTDGEGVLIIDDLVDSGKTLELVRKLYPKAHFATVYAKPKGRAQVDSFITEVSQDTWIFFPWDMALQYVQPYRGSD, from the coding sequence ATGAATGATCGCCTGCCCCACGAAAAGGGCTTTCACATTAGCTGGGATCAAATCCACCGCGACAGCCGAGCGCTGGCCTGGCGTTTGGATGGGAATGGCCCGGATAATGGGGCCTGGAAAGCCATTGTGGCCATCACGCGCGGCGGCATGGCCCCGGCGATGATCATTGCCCGTGAACTGGACGTGCGCGTGGTGGATACCATCAGCGTCAAATCCTATTCCAACCAAGATCGTGGTGAAGCCAAAGTGCTGAAATCCCCGGACCCTGAGCTGATGGGCACTGATGGCGAAGGCGTCTTGATCATCGATGATCTGGTTGACAGCGGCAAGACATTGGAACTGGTGCGCAAGCTTTATCCTAAAGCGCATTTCGCAACGGTTTATGCCAAGCCCAAGGGGCGCGCGCAGGTTGATAGTTTTATCACTGAAGTGAGCCAAGACACCTGGATCTTTTTCCCCTGGGATATGGCTTTGCAATACGTGCAACCTTATCGCGGTTCTGACTAA
- a CDS encoding LysE family translocator produces the protein MDLTHVIAFNLTLLAAIASPGPAMLFAIRSTLTGGLRQGLITGAGLGVMAAAWTGLALLGLDTVFALFPWAYLALKITGAGYLIWIAIGMWRHARKPLVTQTAPLPKRRAFVAGLSVNLANPKSVLFASAVLLVIFPREISGAEKAFVVANHLAVELICYTGFALLLSTAPARDGYLRLKPVFDRVAAAVLGALGLRLLLDRS, from the coding sequence ATGGATCTGACGCATGTGATTGCATTTAACCTGACCCTTCTAGCGGCCATCGCCAGTCCGGGTCCGGCGATGTTGTTTGCTATTCGGTCCACGTTGACCGGGGGGCTGCGTCAGGGCCTTATAACCGGCGCGGGACTTGGGGTGATGGCTGCCGCATGGACCGGCTTGGCGCTTTTGGGTCTGGATACGGTGTTTGCACTGTTTCCTTGGGCCTATCTTGCGCTTAAAATCACCGGCGCGGGTTATTTGATCTGGATTGCGATTGGCATGTGGCGTCACGCGCGCAAGCCCCTTGTGACACAGACTGCACCCTTGCCCAAAAGGCGGGCTTTTGTGGCCGGCCTGTCAGTGAACCTGGCCAATCCCAAATCGGTTTTGTTTGCCTCGGCGGTGCTGCTTGTGATTTTTCCACGCGAAATTTCTGGGGCCGAAAAGGCTTTTGTTGTTGCAAACCATCTTGCGGTCGAGCTGATTTGCTATACAGGTTTTGCCCTCTTGCTCTCGACTGCGCCAGCACGCGATGGGTATCTGCGGCTGAAACCGGTTTTTGACCGCGTAGCAGCGGCTGTGCTGGGTGCATTGGGATTACGTTTGCTGCTTGACCGTTCTTAA
- the fabI gene encoding enoyl-ACP reductase FabI has translation MSNNLMAGKRGLIMGLANDKSIAWGIAKACADAGAELAFSYMGDAFKKRVVPLAEKLGVETLIDCDVSDPASVSAAFAVIEEKWGKLDFIVHAIGFSDKNELRGRYVDTSRDNFLMTMDVSCYSFTTVMQHAEKLMTDGGSALTLTYYGAEQVMPHYNVMGVAKAALEASVKYLAEDLGKDGIRVNAISAGPIKTLAASGIGDFRYIMKWNELNSPLRRNVTIEDVGNSALYLLSDLGSGVTGENLHVDAGYHVVGMKAVDAPDIDATVKK, from the coding sequence ATGTCAAATAATCTAATGGCCGGAAAACGCGGCTTGATCATGGGCCTTGCCAACGACAAGTCCATTGCTTGGGGTATTGCAAAGGCCTGCGCTGATGCGGGCGCAGAGCTAGCGTTTTCTTATATGGGCGATGCTTTCAAAAAGCGCGTCGTGCCACTTGCAGAAAAACTGGGTGTTGAAACGCTGATTGATTGCGATGTTTCGGACCCGGCCTCTGTTTCGGCGGCATTTGCCGTGATCGAAGAAAAATGGGGCAAGCTGGACTTTATCGTGCACGCGATTGGCTTTTCGGACAAAAACGAGTTGCGCGGCCGCTATGTCGACACCAGCCGCGACAACTTTTTGATGACCATGGATGTGTCGTGCTACAGCTTTACGACGGTGATGCAGCACGCTGAAAAATTGATGACAGACGGCGGTTCTGCACTGACGCTGACATATTATGGTGCCGAGCAGGTTATGCCGCATTATAACGTTATGGGCGTGGCCAAAGCGGCGCTGGAAGCTTCGGTGAAGTATCTGGCAGAGGATCTCGGCAAAGACGGCATTCGCGTGAACGCGATTTCTGCAGGACCGATCAAAACATTGGCCGCAAGCGGCATTGGCGATTTCCGTTACATCATGAAGTGGAACGAGCTGAATTCACCGTTGCGCCGCAACGTGACAATCGAAGATGTGGGCAATTCTGCCCTGTATCTGCTGAGCGATCTTGGCTCGGGCGTCACGGGTGAAAACCTGCACGTTGATGCCGGGTATCATGTGGTTGGCATGAAGGCGGTTGATGCGCCCGATATCGACGCCACGGTTAAAAAGTAG
- a CDS encoding aminotransferase: protein MGSRTKATFSPPVMQARRWIEGLVFSADQPLINVSQAAPVQAPPQALRAHIAQVALEVPEAHMYGHVLGLPDLRTEVAQQWSVAYGGQISAAQVAITSGCNQAFAAAISSLTQEGDEVIVPTPWYFNHKMWLDMQGVTTVPLQTGADMCPSAAAAEALITPRTKAIVLVTPNNPTGTEYPEGLLAAFYALAAQRGLALIVDETYRDFDSRSGAPHGLFQHDKWDETLIQLYSFSKAYRLTGHRVGAVVASASRLAEMEKFLDTVTICPNQLGQYAALWGMQNLGDWLAGERLEILDRRAAISEAFPKLERRGWKLLGLGAYFAYLQHPFDCSSTELAQELVTQAQVLSLPGTMFTPEGDPNGGQQVRLAFANVDRNAIDVLFARLCSYSDKKQGDLRA, encoded by the coding sequence TTGGGCAGCCGCACAAAAGCGACGTTTTCACCTCCGGTCATGCAGGCTCGACGTTGGATTGAGGGGCTGGTGTTTTCGGCAGATCAACCGCTGATCAACGTCAGTCAGGCGGCCCCGGTTCAAGCCCCGCCGCAGGCATTGCGTGCGCATATCGCACAGGTTGCTTTAGAAGTGCCTGAAGCGCATATGTATGGGCATGTTTTGGGCCTGCCAGATTTGCGCACAGAAGTGGCGCAGCAATGGAGCGTGGCCTATGGCGGGCAGATTTCTGCCGCACAGGTTGCGATCACCTCGGGATGCAATCAGGCCTTTGCAGCGGCGATTTCCAGCCTGACCCAGGAGGGCGATGAGGTGATCGTGCCGACGCCTTGGTATTTCAATCACAAAATGTGGTTGGACATGCAGGGCGTCACCACGGTGCCGTTGCAAACCGGGGCAGATATGTGCCCTTCGGCAGCAGCGGCAGAGGCTTTGATCACGCCACGCACCAAGGCCATTGTGCTGGTGACGCCGAACAATCCAACAGGCACGGAATACCCCGAAGGCCTGTTGGCGGCTTTTTACGCGCTTGCGGCGCAGCGTGGATTGGCGCTGATCGTGGACGAGACCTATCGCGATTTTGATTCCCGGTCCGGGGCCCCACATGGGTTATTTCAGCATGATAAGTGGGATGAAACGCTGATACAGCTTTATTCCTTTTCAAAGGCTTACCGGTTGACTGGGCACCGAGTTGGGGCGGTTGTCGCCAGTGCCAGCCGGTTGGCCGAAATGGAAAAGTTTCTGGACACCGTTACAATTTGCCCAAACCAATTGGGGCAATATGCGGCGCTGTGGGGCATGCAGAATCTGGGCGACTGGCTGGCCGGTGAACGGTTGGAAATTCTGGATCGTCGGGCGGCAATTTCTGAGGCGTTTCCAAAGCTTGAGCGCAGAGGGTGGAAGCTTTTGGGGCTTGGGGCGTATTTTGCATATTTGCAGCATCCCTTTGACTGCAGTTCCACCGAACTGGCGCAGGAACTTGTGACGCAGGCGCAGGTTCTGTCCCTGCCGGGCACGATGTTTACTCCGGAAGGTGATCCCAACGGTGGGCAACAGGTGCGGCTTGCCTTTGCCAATGTGGATCGAAATGCCATTGACGTGCTGTTTGCACGTCTGTGCAGCTATAGTGATAAAAAACAAGGCGATCTGCGGGCTTAG
- a CDS encoding cold shock domain-containing protein → MENISAPKINGQVKWFDPVKGFGFVVSHTGGPDILLHANVLRNFGQSSVADGAAIELVVQETDRGVQAVEVIAVAPPLSVDPNTLDDFQDLTAEELAALPLQAARVKWFDKGKGFGFANVFGQSEDVFIHVEVLRRCGLAELQPGEALAIRVIDGKRGKMATQVCAWETATTKDD, encoded by the coding sequence ATGGAAAATATTTCTGCCCCAAAGATCAACGGGCAGGTGAAGTGGTTCGACCCCGTCAAAGGGTTCGGCTTTGTTGTGTCCCATACTGGTGGGCCAGACATACTTTTGCACGCCAATGTGCTTCGAAATTTCGGTCAAAGTTCTGTTGCGGATGGGGCCGCAATCGAATTGGTTGTTCAGGAAACAGATCGTGGGGTTCAAGCGGTAGAGGTGATCGCAGTTGCGCCACCCTTGTCAGTTGACCCAAACACACTTGATGATTTTCAGGACCTGACTGCCGAAGAACTTGCAGCGCTTCCGCTCCAAGCAGCGCGGGTGAAATGGTTTGATAAGGGCAAAGGCTTTGGGTTCGCCAATGTGTTTGGCCAGTCCGAAGATGTGTTCATTCACGTCGAGGTGTTGCGCCGCTGTGGTTTGGCAGAGTTGCAGCCCGGCGAGGCGCTTGCTATCCGTGTCATAGATGGAAAACGCGGAAAGATGGCCACCCAAGTTTGCGCATGGGAGACCGCCACCACAAAGGATGACTAG
- a CDS encoding vitamin B12-dependent ribonucleotide reductase, giving the protein MKIERKFTSAEQGAYAGLNFVSTTSEIRNPDGSIVFKLDNVEVPSSWSQVASDVIAQKYFRKAGVPSKLKPVKEKDVPAFLWRSVPAEGAEMGGETSAKQVFDRLAGAWTYWGWKGGYFSTESDAQAYYDEMRHMLATQRAAPNSPQWFNTGLHWAYGIDGPAQGHHYVDYKTGKLTKSKSSYEHPQPHACFIQSVSDDLVNDGGIMDLWVREARLFKYGSGTGTNFSSLRADGESLAGGGKSSGLMGFLKIGDRAAGAIKSGGTTRRAAKMVICDADHPDIEEFINWKVKEEQKVASIVAGSKMHEAKLNDIFSAIRGWDGSTEDAVDPKKNDQLKTAIRGAKKTAIPETYVKRVLDYAKQGYTSIEFPTYNTDWDSEAYASVSGQNSNNSIRVTDSFLKAVREDKDWELIRRTDGKVAKTIKARDLWEQVGHAAWACADPGIQFHDTVNAWHTCPEDGEIRGSNPCSEYMFLDDTACNLASMNLLTFLKDGTFQADDYIHATRLWTVTLEISVMMAQFPSKEIAQRSYDFRTLGLGYANIGGLLMNMGFSYDSDEGRALGAALTAILTGVSYATSAEMAGELGAFPGHAKNADHMLRVIRNHRNAAYGATEGYEKLDVKPVPLDLANVPDQTLGKLAMAAWDEALELGEKHGYRNAQVSVIAPTGTIGLVMDCDTTGIEPDFALVKFKKLAGGGYFKIINRSVPAALEKQGYASAQIEEIIAYAVGHGTLGNAPAINPTTLVQHGFTQTELDKIEASLATAFDIRFVFNQWTLGEEFCTGPLGIPAAKLNDPEFNLLSHLGFTKADIDAANDHVCGTMTLEGAPHLKDEHLSIFDCANPCGKKGKRYLSVDSHITMMAAAQSFISGAISKTINMPNDATIQECQEAYERSWSLGVKANALYRDGSKLSQPLAAALIEDDEEAEEILETGTPQAKAQVIAEKIIEKVIVKELVKSHREKMPERRKGYTQKAVVGGHKVYLRTGEYADGNLGEIFIDMHKEGAGFRAMMNNFAIAVSVGLQYGVPLEEFVDAFTFTKFEPAGMVQGNDSIKNATSILDYIFRELAVSYLDRTDLAHVKPEGAAFDDLGRGEEEGVSNVKELSENAANKSLEVLKQISSTGYLRKRMPQELLVLNGGADPEAALQSLVPEVVDAGLTTVATTTTLTSATSLDQRTKAKMQGYEGDPCGDCGNYTLVRNGTCMKCNTCGGTSGCS; this is encoded by the coding sequence ATGAAGATCGAAAGAAAATTTACGTCAGCCGAGCAGGGCGCTTACGCAGGGCTGAACTTTGTAAGCACAACATCAGAAATCCGCAATCCTGACGGGTCGATTGTGTTCAAACTTGACAACGTCGAGGTGCCCTCCAGTTGGAGCCAGGTTGCATCGGACGTCATTGCGCAGAAATATTTCCGCAAAGCTGGCGTGCCCAGCAAACTAAAGCCGGTCAAAGAAAAAGACGTACCTGCCTTTCTTTGGCGCTCTGTGCCAGCCGAAGGCGCGGAGATGGGCGGCGAGACCAGCGCCAAACAGGTGTTTGACCGTCTTGCGGGCGCATGGACCTATTGGGGTTGGAAAGGCGGCTATTTCAGCACCGAATCTGACGCTCAGGCCTATTATGATGAAATGCGCCACATGTTGGCGACTCAACGCGCCGCACCGAATTCTCCGCAGTGGTTCAACACCGGGTTGCATTGGGCCTATGGCATCGATGGCCCGGCGCAGGGCCACCACTATGTCGACTATAAGACCGGCAAATTAACCAAGTCCAAATCTTCTTATGAACACCCTCAACCGCATGCCTGCTTTATCCAATCGGTTTCCGACGATCTGGTGAATGATGGCGGTATCATGGATCTATGGGTGCGTGAGGCGCGCCTGTTCAAATATGGCTCTGGTACGGGCACCAATTTTTCCAGCCTGCGCGCGGATGGCGAAAGCCTCGCCGGAGGCGGGAAATCCTCTGGCCTTATGGGCTTTCTCAAGATCGGGGATCGGGCCGCAGGCGCGATCAAATCAGGCGGCACCACCCGTCGAGCAGCCAAGATGGTGATCTGTGATGCCGACCACCCGGACATCGAAGAATTCATCAATTGGAAAGTGAAGGAAGAGCAGAAAGTGGCGTCTATTGTCGCCGGCTCTAAGATGCACGAAGCCAAGCTGAATGACATTTTCAGCGCCATTCGTGGCTGGGATGGCTCAACCGAAGACGCGGTTGATCCAAAGAAAAATGACCAGTTGAAAACCGCCATTCGTGGTGCAAAAAAGACTGCAATCCCAGAAACATACGTCAAACGCGTGCTGGACTATGCCAAACAGGGATACACCAGCATCGAGTTCCCCACCTATAACACAGACTGGGACAGCGAAGCCTATGCCTCGGTGTCGGGTCAAAATTCCAACAATTCAATTCGTGTCACCGACAGCTTTCTTAAAGCCGTGCGCGAAGACAAAGATTGGGAATTGATCCGCCGCACCGACGGCAAGGTCGCCAAGACCATCAAGGCCCGCGATCTGTGGGAACAAGTGGGCCACGCAGCATGGGCCTGCGCCGATCCCGGCATTCAATTCCACGACACGGTGAATGCATGGCACACCTGCCCAGAAGACGGCGAAATTCGCGGCTCTAACCCGTGTTCTGAATATATGTTCCTGGATGACACGGCCTGTAACCTGGCCTCCATGAACCTGCTGACCTTCCTCAAGGATGGCACATTCCAAGCCGACGACTACATCCATGCCACGCGGCTTTGGACGGTCACCTTGGAAATCTCAGTGATGATGGCGCAATTCCCGTCCAAGGAAATCGCCCAACGTTCCTACGACTTCCGCACCTTGGGTCTGGGCTATGCCAATATCGGCGGCCTGTTGATGAACATGGGCTTTAGCTATGATTCAGACGAGGGCAGGGCGCTTGGCGCAGCCCTCACAGCGATCCTAACCGGCGTGTCCTATGCCACATCCGCGGAAATGGCGGGTGAATTGGGGGCCTTTCCGGGCCACGCTAAAAACGCAGACCACATGCTGCGCGTCATCCGCAATCACCGCAATGCGGCCTATGGCGCCACAGAAGGCTATGAAAAGCTCGACGTCAAACCCGTGCCGCTTGATCTGGCCAATGTGCCGGATCAGACCCTTGGCAAACTCGCCATGGCCGCATGGGACGAAGCTTTAGAACTCGGTGAAAAACACGGCTATCGCAACGCGCAGGTTTCGGTGATTGCCCCAACCGGCACCATCGGACTGGTGATGGATTGCGACACCACCGGCATCGAACCTGATTTTGCTTTGGTGAAATTCAAAAAACTTGCTGGCGGCGGCTATTTCAAAATCATCAACCGGTCGGTGCCAGCCGCGTTGGAAAAACAAGGCTATGCCTCTGCCCAAATCGAAGAGATCATCGCCTATGCGGTTGGACACGGCACCCTGGGCAACGCGCCTGCCATCAACCCAACCACTTTGGTCCAGCACGGCTTTACCCAAACCGAACTCGACAAGATCGAAGCCTCGCTTGCGACCGCCTTTGACATTCGCTTTGTCTTTAACCAATGGACCCTGGGCGAAGAATTCTGCACTGGCCCGCTTGGCATCCCTGCAGCAAAACTCAACGATCCAGAGTTTAACCTGCTGTCACACCTCGGCTTCACCAAAGCCGACATCGACGCTGCAAATGACCATGTTTGCGGCACCATGACGCTGGAAGGCGCGCCGCATCTTAAGGACGAACATCTGTCGATCTTTGACTGCGCCAACCCCTGTGGCAAAAAGGGCAAACGCTATCTGTCTGTTGACAGCCACATCACCATGATGGCCGCCGCGCAGTCGTTTATTTCCGGTGCGATTTCCAAAACCATCAACATGCCAAACGACGCCACCATTCAGGAATGCCAAGAGGCCTATGAGCGCTCTTGGTCCTTGGGTGTGAAAGCCAACGCGCTTTATCGCGATGGTTCCAAACTCAGCCAACCATTGGCGGCGGCGCTGATCGAAGACGACGAAGAAGCCGAAGAGATCCTTGAAACCGGCACACCGCAAGCCAAAGCACAGGTGATCGCCGAAAAGATCATCGAAAAAGTCATCGTCAAAGAGCTGGTCAAATCGCACCGCGAGAAAATGCCAGAGCGCCGCAAGGGCTATACCCAAAAAGCGGTGGTCGGGGGCCACAAGGTCTATTTGCGCACCGGTGAATATGCCGACGGTAATCTTGGCGAAATCTTTATCGACATGCATAAAGAGGGCGCAGGCTTCCGCGCGATGATGAACAACTTCGCAATCGCGGTCTCTGTCGGGTTGCAATATGGCGTGCCACTGGAAGAGTTTGTCGACGCCTTTACCTTCACTAAATTCGAGCCTGCGGGCATGGTGCAGGGAAATGACTCTATCAAAAATGCAACCAGTATCCTGGATTATATCTTCCGAGAACTGGCTGTTTCTTATCTAGATCGAACAGATTTGGCGCATGTCAAGCCAGAGGGCGCTGCCTTTGATGATCTGGGTCGCGGCGAAGAAGAAGGCGTCTCCAACGTCAAAGAACTAAGCGAAAACGCTGCCAATAAATCCCTCGAGGTGCTCAAGCAGATTTCCTCTACTGGGTATCTGCGCAAGCGCATGCCACAAGAGTTGCTTGTGCTGAACGGTGGTGCCGATCCAGAGGCGGCTTTGCAATCTTTGGTACCAGAGGTTGTGGATGCCGGTCTGACCACGGTTGCGACCACGACAACCCTGACCAGCGCCACCAGCTTGGACCAACGCACCAAAGCCAAGATGCAAGGCTATGAGGGCGATCCATGCGGCGATTGCGGCAATTACACTTTGGTGCGCAACGGCACCTGCATGAAATGCAACACCTGCGGCGGTACTTCTGGCTGCAGCTAA